In Pseudomonas alcaliphila JAB1, a single window of DNA contains:
- a CDS encoding DUF1028 domain-containing protein → MTFSIIARCPRSGQFGVAAATAMPAVGKLLSHAAAGAGAAATQAQVNPYLGLDGLALLRQGLSAWQVLERLKATDPCMELRQCALIDAQGDTVCWTGEKCIPWAGSLAGEQFSVQGNRLVGPQVLDAVAEAFRHAEKRPLIERLIEALAAGDRSGGDRHGESSAVIYVVDQEEYPLWDIRVDHHLDPVAELRRLHRVFAREVLPEILAMPTRDNPAGLAAEDSV, encoded by the coding sequence ATGACCTTTTCCATCATCGCCCGCTGCCCACGCAGCGGACAGTTCGGTGTCGCCGCGGCCACCGCCATGCCCGCCGTTGGCAAACTGCTCAGCCACGCTGCCGCTGGTGCGGGGGCGGCGGCGACCCAGGCGCAGGTCAACCCCTATCTGGGCCTGGATGGCCTGGCGCTGCTGCGCCAGGGGCTTTCGGCCTGGCAAGTACTGGAGCGCCTCAAAGCCACCGATCCCTGCATGGAACTGCGCCAATGCGCGTTGATCGACGCCCAGGGCGATACGGTCTGCTGGACCGGCGAAAAGTGCATTCCCTGGGCCGGTTCGCTGGCCGGCGAGCAGTTCTCCGTACAGGGCAATCGCCTGGTCGGCCCACAGGTGCTGGATGCAGTAGCCGAAGCCTTTCGCCACGCTGAAAAGCGCCCGCTGATCGAACGCCTGATCGAAGCCCTGGCCGCTGGCGACCGCAGCGGCGGCGACCGTCATGGCGAGTCGTCCGCAGTGATCTATGTGGTCGATCAGGAGGAGTATCCGCTGTGGGACATCCGCGTCGACCATCACCTCGACCCGGTGGCCGAGCTGCGCCGCCTGCACAGGGTATTCGCTCGCGAGGTGCTGCCAGAGATCCTCGCCATGCCGACACGCGATAATCCGGCGGGCCTGGCGGCGGAGGATTCGGTCTAG
- a CDS encoding fumarate hydratase codes for MTVIKQDDLIQSVADALQFISYYHPVDFIQAMHEAYLKEESPAAKDSMAQILINSRMCATGHRPICQDTGIVTVFIKVGMDVRWDGATMSVDDMINEGVRRAYNLPGNVLRASILADPAGARKNTKDNTPAVIHYSIVPGDKVEVDVAAKGGGSENKSKMAMLNPSDSIVDWVLKTVPTMGAGWCPPGMLGIGIGGTAEKAAVMAKEVLMEHIDIHELQARGPQNRIEELRLELFEKVNQLGIGAQGLGGLTTVLDVKIMDYPTHAASLPVCMIPNCAATRHAHFVLDGSGPAELEAPDLDAYPEIVWEAGPSARRVNLDTLTPEDVQSWKPGETVLLNGKMLTGRDAAHKRMVDMLNKGEQLPVDLKGRFIYYVGPVDPVGDEVVGPAGPTTATRMDKFTRQILEQTGLLGMIGKSERGPIAIEAIKDNKAVYLMAVGGAAYLVAQAIKKSKVLAFEELGMEAIYEFEVKDMPVTVAVDTKGESVHITGPAIWNKKIAESLAVEVK; via the coding sequence ATGACCGTGATCAAGCAGGACGACCTGATTCAGAGCGTCGCCGACGCACTGCAGTTCATCTCCTATTACCACCCCGTCGACTTCATCCAGGCGATGCACGAGGCCTACCTGAAGGAAGAGTCGCCGGCCGCCAAGGACTCCATGGCGCAGATCCTGATCAACTCGCGCATGTGTGCCACCGGCCACCGCCCGATCTGCCAGGACACCGGCATCGTTACCGTGTTCATCAAGGTCGGCATGGACGTGCGCTGGGACGGCGCCACCATGAGCGTCGACGACATGATCAACGAGGGCGTGCGTCGCGCCTACAACCTGCCGGGAAACGTCCTGCGCGCCTCGATCCTGGCCGACCCGGCAGGCGCGCGCAAGAACACCAAGGACAACACCCCGGCGGTGATCCACTACTCCATCGTTCCCGGTGACAAGGTGGAAGTGGACGTCGCGGCCAAGGGCGGCGGCTCCGAGAACAAGTCGAAGATGGCCATGCTCAACCCGTCCGACTCGATCGTCGACTGGGTGCTGAAGACCGTGCCGACCATGGGCGCCGGCTGGTGCCCGCCGGGCATGCTCGGCATCGGCATCGGCGGTACTGCCGAAAAAGCGGCAGTGATGGCCAAGGAAGTGCTCATGGAGCACATCGACATCCACGAGCTGCAGGCTCGCGGCCCGCAAAACCGTATCGAAGAGCTGCGCCTGGAGCTGTTCGAGAAGGTCAACCAGTTGGGCATCGGTGCCCAGGGCCTGGGCGGCCTGACCACCGTGCTCGACGTGAAGATCATGGATTACCCAACCCACGCGGCTTCGCTGCCGGTGTGCATGATCCCCAACTGCGCCGCCACCCGTCACGCCCACTTCGTGCTCGACGGCTCGGGCCCGGCCGAACTGGAAGCACCGGATCTGGACGCCTACCCGGAAATCGTCTGGGAAGCCGGCCCGAGCGCGCGCCGCGTCAACCTCGATACGCTGACCCCGGAAGACGTGCAGAGCTGGAAGCCGGGCGAGACCGTCCTGCTCAACGGCAAGATGCTCACCGGCCGCGACGCTGCGCACAAGCGCATGGTCGACATGCTCAACAAGGGCGAGCAACTGCCGGTGGACCTCAAGGGTCGCTTCATCTATTACGTCGGCCCGGTCGATCCGGTCGGTGACGAAGTGGTTGGCCCGGCTGGCCCGACCACCGCCACGCGGATGGACAAGTTCACCCGGCAGATCCTCGAGCAGACAGGCCTGCTGGGCATGATCGGCAAGTCCGAGCGCGGCCCGATCGCCATCGAGGCAATCAAGGACAACAAGGCCGTGTACCTGATGGCCGTCGGCGGCGCCGCCTACCTGGTGGCCCAGGCGATCAAGAAGTCCAAGGTGCTGGCCTTCGAAGAGCTCGGTATGGAAGCTATCTACGAGTTCGAAGTCAAAGACATGCCGGTGACCGTGGCCGTCGACACCAAAGGTGAGTCCGTGCACATCACCGGCCCTGCGATCTGGAACAAGAAGATCGCCGAAAGCCTGGCGGTAGAAGTGAAGTAA
- a CDS encoding GNAT family N-acetyltransferase: MDIRLLRGAEIEPHIDDLARLRIQVFREFPYLYDGNLDYEAEYLATYVRSADSLCVLVLDAGQVVGASTALPLQDETEEFQQPFVAAGWNPARIFYCAESVVLPAWRGRGLGVRFFAEREAHAHTLGRFDWCAFCAVQRPADHPRRPADYQPLDAFWARRGYRHHPELHTQYHWRDLDEAEESAKPMSFWLKELAP, from the coding sequence ATGGATATCCGACTGCTGCGGGGAGCGGAGATCGAACCCCATATCGACGACCTCGCGCGTCTGCGCATCCAGGTGTTCCGCGAGTTTCCCTACCTCTATGACGGCAACCTCGACTATGAGGCCGAGTACCTGGCCACCTATGTGCGCAGTGCCGATAGCCTGTGCGTACTGGTACTCGACGCCGGTCAGGTAGTAGGCGCTTCCACCGCGCTGCCGCTGCAGGATGAAACCGAGGAATTCCAGCAGCCGTTCGTTGCCGCGGGCTGGAACCCGGCGCGGATCTTCTACTGCGCCGAGTCGGTGGTGTTGCCAGCCTGGCGCGGGCGCGGTCTGGGTGTGCGTTTCTTTGCCGAGCGCGAGGCCCATGCGCATACGCTGGGTCGCTTCGACTGGTGCGCGTTCTGCGCCGTGCAGCGCCCGGCCGACCACCCGCGCCGGCCAGCCGACTACCAGCCGCTGGATGCCTTCTGGGCACGCCGCGGCTACCGTCATCACCCCGAATTGCACACCCAGTACCACTGGCGCGACCTGGACGAAGCCGAAGAATCGGCCAAGCCCATGTCGTTCTGGTTGAAGGAGCTTGCCCCATGA
- a CDS encoding carbon-nitrogen hydrolase family protein: MIKVAACQYHIELFTTWEAYAEHLTTLCEEAAGQGAELLLLPEYAGLVLTGQLPEAERGDLHGSIAGIQPLLPRWLALCESLARRLKIYLQAGSVAVLDDDGIYRNRAWLFGPDGCLGAQDKLIMTRFELEQWHIAAGSGLKVFDTALGKLGILICYDNEFPLLAHTLAEAGVDLILAPSCTDTVAGFHRVRIGAQARALENQIAVLHSPTVGLAPWSPSLDEGYGRASLYVPSDYGMPASGIVAESEELCPTRSHWLICELDLAEVRRVREQGQVFTRRDWPRQFDDGRLVLR; the protein is encoded by the coding sequence ATGATCAAGGTTGCCGCCTGCCAGTACCACATCGAGCTGTTCACCACCTGGGAGGCCTACGCCGAGCACCTCACCACCCTGTGTGAGGAAGCGGCCGGGCAGGGCGCTGAACTGTTGCTGCTGCCGGAATATGCCGGCCTGGTGCTGACCGGCCAGTTGCCGGAAGCCGAGCGTGGTGACCTGCACGGATCCATCGCCGGCATCCAGCCGCTGCTGCCACGCTGGCTGGCGTTGTGCGAGAGCCTGGCGCGGAGGTTGAAGATCTACCTGCAAGCCGGTTCCGTAGCGGTGCTGGACGACGACGGAATCTACCGCAACCGCGCCTGGCTGTTCGGTCCGGACGGCTGCCTGGGCGCTCAGGACAAGCTGATCATGACCCGCTTCGAGCTGGAGCAGTGGCATATCGCGGCGGGTAGCGGGCTGAAGGTGTTCGATACCGCGCTGGGCAAGCTGGGCATCCTGATCTGCTACGACAACGAATTCCCCTTGCTGGCGCATACCCTGGCCGAGGCGGGCGTTGATCTGATTCTCGCCCCCAGTTGCACCGACACCGTGGCCGGCTTTCACCGCGTGCGCATCGGCGCTCAGGCCCGCGCGCTGGAGAACCAGATCGCCGTGCTGCATTCGCCTACCGTGGGTCTGGCACCCTGGTCGCCTTCGCTCGACGAAGGCTACGGCCGCGCTTCGCTGTACGTGCCGTCGGACTACGGCATGCCGGCCAGCGGCATCGTCGCCGAGAGCGAGGAGCTGTGCCCCACGCGTAGCCATTGGCTGATCTGCGAACTGGATCTGGCTGAGGTGCGCCGCGTGCGCGAGCAGGGCCAGGTGTTCACCCGTCGCGACTGGCCGCGGCAGTTCGATGACGGCCGGCTGGTGCTGCGTTGA
- the zapE gene encoding cell division protein ZapE translates to MSGFERGAPDSPLAAYRRALVGGFVADAAQHRAVEALQHCHEAVHRGERPLGVYLWGPVGRGKTWLMDSFYNALRVPARRQHFHHFMQWVHRRQFQLTGNADPLRLLAEELGREVRVLCFDELFVSDIGDAMLLGRLLSLVVEQGVVLVATSNQPPDQLYADGYNRERFLPAIAALEAHMQVVAVDGEQDHRLHPGAEVQRYWVQQPQALGELFARLSEGQVIGREPVELAHRSVVTLGQSPAALWCRFHDLCEQPLAAVDFIKLCERFPAILLGEVPCLGGEQREGRIARGTEDAAERVDAGDRQLPALARNDDAVRRFIALVDECYDRRVPLYIEAAVALEALYTQGYLGFAFRRTLSRLREMQLERFGSPVGRQA, encoded by the coding sequence TTGAGCGGCTTCGAGCGGGGAGCGCCGGACTCGCCGCTGGCCGCTTATCGCCGTGCACTAGTGGGTGGTTTTGTCGCCGATGCTGCGCAGCACCGTGCGGTCGAGGCGCTGCAGCACTGTCATGAGGCTGTGCATCGCGGCGAGCGCCCGCTCGGCGTGTACCTCTGGGGGCCGGTCGGGCGCGGCAAGACCTGGCTGATGGACAGCTTTTACAACGCCTTGCGGGTGCCGGCGCGGCGGCAGCATTTCCATCACTTCATGCAGTGGGTGCATCGTCGTCAGTTTCAGCTCACTGGCAATGCTGACCCGCTGCGTCTGTTGGCCGAGGAGTTGGGGCGCGAGGTGCGTGTGCTGTGCTTCGACGAGCTGTTCGTCAGCGACATCGGTGATGCCATGCTGCTCGGCCGCCTGCTCAGCCTGGTGGTGGAGCAGGGCGTGGTGCTGGTAGCGACCTCCAACCAGCCGCCCGATCAGCTGTATGCCGATGGCTACAACCGCGAGCGCTTTCTGCCGGCGATCGCCGCGCTCGAGGCGCATATGCAGGTGGTGGCGGTGGACGGCGAGCAGGATCACCGCCTGCATCCCGGTGCCGAGGTTCAGCGTTATTGGGTGCAACAGCCGCAGGCTCTGGGCGAGCTGTTCGCCCGCTTGAGCGAGGGGCAGGTCATTGGCCGTGAACCAGTGGAGCTGGCCCATCGCAGCGTGGTGACCCTCGGTCAAAGCCCGGCCGCGCTCTGGTGCCGTTTCCACGATCTGTGCGAGCAGCCATTGGCGGCGGTGGATTTCATCAAATTGTGCGAGCGCTTCCCGGCCATCCTGCTTGGCGAGGTGCCATGCCTGGGTGGCGAGCAACGTGAAGGACGTATCGCCCGTGGCACCGAGGATGCTGCCGAACGGGTCGACGCCGGAGATCGGCAGTTGCCGGCGCTGGCGCGCAACGATGATGCAGTGCGGCGCTTCATTGCCCTGGTCGACGAGTGCTACGACCGTCGCGTGCCACTGTATATTGAGGCCGCGGTGGCCCTTGAGGCGCTCTATACCCAGGGCTACCTCGGTTTTGCCTTTCGCCGCACCTTGAGTCGTCTGCGTGAGATGCAACTGGAGCGTTTCGGCTCCCCTGTTGGCCGGCAGGCCTAG
- a CDS encoding PDDEXK nuclease domain-containing protein, which produces MASLNADPKLQPLLTELAELIRQARQQAVRAVDTIQVQTCWEIGRHIVEFEQAGQARAAYGKNLLTTLAKGLTAEFGKGFDATNLRHMRAFFLAFPIRDALRRELSWTHYRTLLKLDSDSARQWYMNEAATQNWSTRALERQIGTLYYERLLASQDRAAVEQEAASKLQALGKSPREFVRDPVLLEFLGLPNAGTMLEGELEQALIDQLQSFLLELGKGFAFVGRQQRISTESKDFYIDLVFYNYLLKCFVIFDLKRGELTHQDIGQMDMYVRMFDDLRRGPEDGPTVGIILCAQKDASVVRYSVLQGSEQLFASKYKLVLPSEEELRAELDRERARLAEQRGLYWVH; this is translated from the coding sequence ATGGCGTCACTCAATGCTGACCCCAAGCTGCAACCTCTGCTCACCGAACTGGCCGAGCTGATTCGCCAGGCACGGCAGCAGGCAGTGCGGGCCGTGGATACGATTCAGGTGCAAACCTGCTGGGAAATCGGCCGGCATATCGTCGAGTTCGAGCAGGCTGGGCAGGCGCGTGCCGCCTACGGCAAGAATCTGTTAACGACGCTGGCCAAGGGACTGACGGCCGAGTTCGGCAAAGGTTTCGATGCAACCAATCTGCGACATATGCGGGCGTTCTTTCTGGCTTTTCCAATTCGCGACGCACTGCGTCGCGAATTGAGCTGGACGCACTATCGCACCCTGCTCAAGCTGGACAGCGATAGTGCACGGCAGTGGTACATGAACGAGGCCGCTACGCAGAACTGGAGTACCCGTGCGTTGGAGCGGCAGATCGGCACGTTGTATTACGAGCGTCTGCTGGCCAGCCAGGATCGCGCGGCGGTCGAGCAGGAGGCGGCGAGCAAGCTACAGGCTCTGGGCAAGAGCCCGCGTGAGTTCGTGCGCGATCCGGTGCTGCTGGAGTTCCTCGGCCTGCCCAATGCCGGCACCATGCTGGAGGGCGAGCTGGAGCAGGCGCTGATCGACCAGTTGCAGAGCTTTTTGCTGGAACTGGGCAAGGGTTTCGCCTTCGTCGGCCGGCAGCAGCGCATCAGCACCGAGAGCAAGGATTTCTATATCGACCTGGTGTTCTACAACTACCTGCTCAAGTGCTTCGTCATTTTTGACCTCAAGCGCGGCGAGCTGACCCATCAGGATATCGGCCAGATGGACATGTACGTGCGCATGTTCGATGACCTCAGGCGTGGCCCGGAGGACGGCCCGACCGTGGGCATCATCCTCTGTGCGCAGAAGGATGCGTCCGTGGTGCGTTATTCGGTGCTGCAGGGCAGCGAACAACTGTTCGCCAGCAAATACAAGCTGGTGTTACCCAGTGAAGAAGAGCTACGGGCCGAGCTGGATCGGGAGCGAGCGCGGCTGGCCGAGCAACGTGGGCTGTACTGGGTTCACTGA
- the dsdA gene encoding D-serine ammonia-lyase: protein MILGQPLAQWRAQYPLLDELIALRETSWFNPAVAPVSEALGDVGLSAADVADASARLARFAPYLARVFPQTAASGGIIESDILPVPQMRALLSEEAQADGEIGALWLKRDSHLPISGSIKARGGIYEVLKHAEDLALAAGLLSLEDDYACLDSDAMRAFFGSYQVAVGSTGNLGLSIGIISARLGFQATVHMSADARQWKKDKLRAHGVTVVEYASDYSVAVEQGRRQAEADPRCHFVDDENSRHLFLGYAVAGERLKQQLAAAGVVVDAEHPLFVYLPCGVGGGPGGVAFGLKLAFGDAVHCLFAEPTHSPCMLLGVHTGRHEELAVQDFGIDNRTAADGLAVGRPSGFVGRAMQRLIDGYYTVSDEQMFRYLALLEQTEGQRLEPSALAGMPGVLRVLGEQQGYRQRMGLTPQRMAQATHLVWATGGSMVPQAEMDSYLARGRQLLQGSGED, encoded by the coding sequence ATGATTCTTGGCCAGCCGCTTGCCCAATGGCGCGCGCAATATCCGCTGCTCGACGAGCTGATCGCCCTGCGCGAAACCAGCTGGTTCAACCCGGCCGTGGCACCTGTCAGTGAGGCGCTGGGCGATGTGGGTTTGAGCGCTGCGGACGTGGCCGATGCCAGCGCGCGCCTCGCACGTTTCGCGCCCTACCTGGCTCGAGTGTTCCCGCAGACGGCCGCCAGTGGCGGGATCATCGAATCGGACATCCTGCCCGTGCCGCAGATGCGCGCGTTGCTCAGTGAGGAGGCCCAGGCAGACGGCGAGATCGGCGCGCTGTGGCTCAAGCGCGACAGCCACCTGCCCATCTCCGGTTCGATCAAGGCCCGTGGCGGCATCTACGAGGTGCTCAAGCATGCCGAGGACCTGGCACTGGCTGCCGGGTTGCTTAGCCTCGAGGACGATTACGCCTGCCTCGACAGCGACGCGATGCGCGCCTTCTTCGGTAGCTATCAGGTAGCCGTCGGCTCTACCGGCAACTTGGGGCTGTCCATCGGCATCATCAGTGCACGTCTGGGCTTTCAGGCCACCGTGCATATGTCCGCCGATGCGCGCCAATGGAAGAAGGACAAGCTGCGCGCCCATGGCGTGACCGTGGTCGAGTACGCCAGCGATTACAGCGTTGCGGTGGAGCAGGGGCGCCGCCAGGCCGAGGCCGATCCGCGCTGCCACTTCGTCGATGACGAGAACTCCAGGCACCTGTTCCTCGGCTATGCGGTGGCGGGTGAACGGCTCAAGCAGCAGCTGGCAGCGGCTGGTGTCGTGGTCGATGCCGAGCATCCGCTCTTCGTCTACCTGCCTTGCGGCGTCGGTGGCGGGCCGGGAGGTGTGGCCTTCGGACTGAAGCTGGCGTTCGGCGACGCGGTGCACTGCCTGTTCGCCGAACCGACGCATTCGCCGTGCATGCTGCTCGGCGTGCACACCGGCCGACATGAGGAGCTGGCAGTGCAGGATTTCGGCATCGACAACCGCACGGCTGCCGATGGCCTGGCGGTCGGTCGGCCATCCGGTTTCGTCGGCCGCGCCATGCAGCGCCTGATCGATGGTTATTACACGGTCAGCGATGAACAGATGTTCCGCTACCTGGCGTTGTTGGAGCAGACCGAGGGCCAGCGCCTCGAACCTTCGGCCCTGGCCGGCATGCCGGGTGTGCTGCGGGTGCTTGGCGAGCAGCAGGGCTATCGCCAGCGAATGGGCCTCACTCCTCAGCGCATGGCGCAGGCGACCCATTTGGTATGGGCGACCGGCGGCAGCATGGTGCCGCAGGCGGAGATGGACAGCTACCTGGCGCGTGGCCGGCAACTGTTGCAGGGTTCGGGCGAGGATTGA
- a CDS encoding nuclear transport factor 2 family protein, with the protein MTATELVQAYYAAFNAGDMPAFLDLLADDVVHDINQGERQVGKATFATFMDKMNRCYRERLTDIVVMQNAEGSRAAAEFIVHGEYLADDEGLPPANGQTYALPAGAFFEIKHGKVARISNYYNLNDWVAQVG; encoded by the coding sequence ATGACCGCCACCGAACTGGTTCAGGCCTACTACGCCGCCTTCAATGCCGGCGACATGCCCGCCTTTCTCGACCTGCTGGCCGACGACGTGGTGCACGACATCAACCAGGGTGAACGCCAAGTCGGCAAGGCCACCTTCGCCACTTTCATGGACAAGATGAACCGCTGCTACCGCGAACGCCTGACCGACATCGTGGTGATGCAGAACGCCGAAGGCAGCCGCGCCGCCGCCGAATTCATCGTGCATGGCGAATACCTGGCCGACGACGAAGGCCTGCCGCCGGCCAACGGCCAGACCTACGCGCTGCCGGCCGGCGCCTTCTTCGAGATCAAGCACGGCAAGGTGGCGCGCATCAGCAACTACTACAACCTCAATGACTGGGTTGCGCAGGTCGGCTGA
- a CDS encoding thermostable hemolysin has translation MELPWAQHDRPVARIGRGDSYELHLASPGSARRVALEQFIRQRFELQHGARIRHFMPCLFGLENQIGQLLGAVGVRSGNSGPLFLERYLNEPIQTAIGSRLGNTEPGRGELVEVGNLAADSPGAARLLIVALTDLLVALGFRWVTFTGTPPLLNSFQRLGLTPIALGEADPARMGDELADWGSYYDNRPLVMAGDIHGGHQRLLQLGAYPRLGHQPLYALEDMPYVVCS, from the coding sequence ATGGAACTACCCTGGGCGCAGCATGATCGTCCCGTTGCCCGTATCGGGCGCGGCGATAGTTACGAACTCCACCTGGCCTCCCCTGGCAGCGCACGTCGCGTTGCCCTGGAGCAGTTCATCCGCCAACGCTTCGAACTGCAGCACGGCGCACGCATCCGTCACTTCATGCCCTGCCTGTTCGGCCTGGAAAACCAGATCGGGCAGTTGCTCGGCGCAGTCGGCGTGCGCAGCGGCAACAGCGGCCCGCTGTTCCTCGAACGCTACCTGAACGAACCGATCCAGACCGCCATCGGGTCGCGCCTGGGCAATACCGAACCCGGTCGTGGCGAACTGGTGGAAGTCGGCAACCTGGCCGCCGACAGCCCCGGCGCCGCGCGCCTGCTGATCGTCGCACTGACCGACCTGCTGGTGGCCCTGGGTTTTCGCTGGGTCACCTTCACCGGCACGCCGCCCCTGCTCAACAGCTTCCAGCGCCTGGGCCTGACGCCCATCGCCCTCGGTGAAGCCGATCCGGCGCGCATGGGCGATGAGCTGGCCGACTGGGGCAGCTACTACGACAACCGTCCGCTGGTCATGGCCGGCGACATTCACGGTGGTCATCAGCGTCTGCTGCAACTGGGCGCCTATCCGCGCCTGGGCCATCAACCGCTGTATGCCCTGGAGGACATGCCCTATGTGGTCTGCAGCTGA
- a CDS encoding AMP-binding protein: MWSAAESFFTSLGEFGPHIALAEGERTLTYAELLGAVAVRSRHLLALGAHRVALALDNGIDWVLWDLAVLHAGLVCVPVPAFFSAEQQRHVLDSAGIDCLIGAGAPGFVRAENDIYRRTVAQPAELHPGTCKITYTSGTTGQPKGVCLDLATQLAVAGSLVEASASREVQRHLCILPLATLLENIAGVYAPLLAGARVELMPMAQIGLTGASGFDLARFLQALHAAQPHSLILLPQLLLALVSASERKLPVPHSLRFVAVGGGRVSAQLLERADALSLPIFEGYGLSECASVVCLNTPEQRRIGSTGQPLGHLQVSLATDGEVLVKGARMLGYLGEPAPQGEWLGTGDLGHFEHGFLVLHGRKKHQFITAFGRNVNPEWVESELMQQLPIAQAWLHGEALPANVAVLVPRFANTPDAQLQEAVDAVNHGLPDYARVHHWLRADAPFSASNDLATANGRLRRAALFNHYQSAIHDLVAEGVHA; this comes from the coding sequence ATGTGGTCTGCAGCTGAATCCTTCTTCACCAGCCTCGGCGAGTTCGGCCCGCACATCGCCCTGGCCGAAGGCGAACGAACCCTGACCTATGCCGAACTGCTCGGTGCGGTCGCCGTGCGCAGCAGGCACCTGCTCGCCCTCGGCGCCCACCGCGTGGCGCTGGCTCTGGACAACGGCATCGACTGGGTGCTGTGGGATCTGGCGGTGCTGCACGCCGGCCTGGTCTGCGTACCGGTACCGGCGTTCTTCTCCGCCGAGCAGCAACGCCATGTGCTCGACAGTGCCGGCATCGACTGCCTGATCGGCGCTGGTGCACCCGGCTTCGTCAGAGCGGAAAACGATATTTATCGCCGCACGGTCGCGCAGCCTGCCGAGCTGCATCCGGGCACCTGCAAGATCACCTACACCTCCGGCACCACCGGCCAGCCCAAGGGCGTGTGCCTGGATCTGGCCACCCAACTGGCGGTGGCCGGCAGCCTGGTCGAGGCCAGCGCCAGCCGCGAGGTGCAGCGCCACCTGTGCATCCTGCCGCTGGCGACCTTGCTGGAGAACATCGCCGGCGTCTATGCGCCGCTGCTGGCCGGCGCGCGGGTCGAGCTGATGCCAATGGCGCAGATCGGCCTGACCGGTGCCAGTGGCTTCGACCTGGCGCGCTTTCTCCAGGCGCTGCACGCCGCTCAACCGCACAGTCTGATCCTGTTGCCGCAACTGCTGCTGGCGCTGGTCAGCGCCAGCGAGCGCAAGTTGCCGGTACCGCATTCGCTGCGTTTCGTCGCCGTCGGTGGTGGCCGGGTTTCCGCGCAGTTGCTGGAGCGCGCCGACGCGTTGAGTCTGCCAATCTTCGAAGGTTACGGACTGTCCGAATGTGCCTCGGTGGTGTGCCTGAACACGCCCGAACAGCGCCGCATCGGCAGCACCGGCCAGCCGCTTGGCCACCTGCAGGTGAGCCTGGCAACTGACGGCGAAGTGTTGGTCAAGGGCGCCCGCATGCTCGGCTACCTCGGTGAGCCGGCGCCGCAAGGCGAATGGTTGGGCACCGGCGATCTCGGTCATTTCGAGCACGGTTTTCTGGTGCTGCACGGGCGCAAAAAACATCAGTTCATCACCGCCTTCGGGCGCAACGTCAATCCGGAATGGGTCGAGTCCGAGCTGATGCAACAGTTGCCCATCGCCCAGGCCTGGCTGCACGGCGAGGCGCTGCCAGCCAACGTCGCAGTGCTGGTGCCGCGCTTCGCCAATACCCCTGATGCGCAGTTGCAGGAAGCCGTGGACGCCGTCAATCACGGCCTCCCGGACTACGCCCGCGTGCACCACTGGTTGCGCGCCGATGCCCCTTTCAGCGCGAGCAATGACCTGGCTACAGCGAATGGTCGTCTGCGCCGCG